Within Xiphias gladius isolate SHS-SW01 ecotype Sanya breed wild chromosome 14, ASM1685928v1, whole genome shotgun sequence, the genomic segment tcttaaaggataattctggtttataaCTACATTTGGTTTAACCTCCGAATGAAGTGGTTTAGATGATCTTGACTACATTTTTTGGCTTGGTAACATCCTGTTTGATTGGACTTTGTTGTTGCAATGTCACTGGGTTCCCGGATCTTAGTAATAACAATAGTATCTTATATGATGGAATCAATGgcgaaaacaatgaaaataaaactaaagcaataataaaccagaattatcttttaatttatCCATTGCGAGCAGATGTTTGTGTAAACTGTGCGCAGCCATGGTAGCAGCTCTGTGCGGCTTGTACTTGAGAGGCTGAGATGTTCAGacttttcactcaaaaccaaagatgtgaaactcatggtggcgctagaggaaagtTCAGAGGACAGCAAAAGTCATgagggttcatcctctggaaaTCATAAATGTCTGgaccaaattttgtgccaatccacCAAGTGGATGTTGAGGTATTTCACAGGATCTGCTGGTaacactagaggaaaagtcaggagatgtacaaagtcattaggattcatcatctggctTCAGTAAACGTCTCTActacatttcatggcaatccaaccaacagttgttgggttatttcagtctggaccaaagtgctggatCGAACGACAGACCAACACCGACACCCCTACAGCCATGGCGCTAGCACGGCTAAAAACCCACAGTGTCACCTCTTCAGtcagaacagaaaatgtgcaCTTATTGTCAGAGGGGCTTTGATAAAACTGCAGGCTGGACACTCACTGAGTCGTTTCAGGGCTTCCACGGTGATCTCTGGGTCTCCACACACTTTCTTTTCCACTTCCTGCCAGGTGAGCAGGTCCAGCACCGCCTGAGGAACCACCTTCAGCAGCCCCGCCTGCATGGCTGCAATCTGTGACGCACAGATCATCATCAGGCACATTCGCACACTTCAGTGATTTAGCAgctaatgaaataaaagcaccGGCAACAGGACAAAGTCAGACCACATTCATAGTAGCAATGTACAGGGAGATAAAGTGTAACAACGCTGAAGTCAGACCTGCTTCTTGCTCTCCTCCAGCCGAGCCTTCTGCACCAGGCGGATGAACTCGCTGCGGTCCTCGTAGCGCACTGCCACATTGCTGCCGCCGGGGATGAGCTCCACCATCTGGCTGTCACTCAGCAGGGTGGTGTACACCAGCTCCTCGCCGAACCGGAACTCGAACGTCTCCTGGTCCATGTTCTCCATGGCCTCCAGCAGGTTTACCTGAGCACACATCCAAATTTCCCTTGaaacagtgtgtaaaaaaaCGCTAGTAAAAAGAAGATTAGTGGCTATGTCAGACAGACGGAGCTGGTTAAGAAGAGTCTTTTAATGGCATTTCCAATTTTAATGCAGATATGGGGAAGGCTGACATGCAGTAAAGGTCATGCGTCAAATTGAAAACCATTCAAGTCAGATATGATGAAATTTATTGATCAAAGTAAAAACTGGGTCACTGGGTCACAAGAATACATAGAATATCTAATAAAGGAAAATACTGACAATGCAAACTGATGTCAGCCATTCAGAGCGATGAAAATGGTGTGTGTGATATAGTCTGCTGAGACACCACCTCAGACCGACATAGGGTTAAGATTTACATTGCATGACTGTCGAGCAGGtgtaaatattttgaatgtCCTCACCAGAACAGAGTCTACAGCAGGGAAATCTTTAATCCAGCTGACAGCTTCCCCGGTCAGCTGCTTCCACACCAGCCCAGGCAGAGCCAAGACCTGCAGGGTCAGAAGAACAGGACACAGAAGAAGTCAGAAAAATCAGGTCTATAGACATATCCATTCCTTATAGCGATGCAAACAACCTGCAGTAGGTGGAGAGTGAGCATCACTCACCAAGAAGTCTTTTCCTCTGAGAGCAGCTCCCATGAGCTGGCCGATCCACTCGTACTTGTGGAACTCTTTACAGGACGGGTTGGGGACGTAGTAATCTCTGGCCTCTAAGGCGCCCTGAGAGAGCAGCAAAGGACGGTTTTAAGCAAGAAGCAACATCCAGTGACAACAGAGAAGTCCAGTCTAAATCCTGACTGTGTGCAGGCGGTGATGGCGAGTGTTTTACCTGGTTGGATGTGCGGGAGAAGAACGGCAGAGGCATGGGACACTCGGCGGAGCTGGGGCAGAGCTCCTCGGACATGTCCGCCAGGCTGTCCCGGAATCCACCTCCCTGGTCAATGATTCCCTCTGCAATGAACTTACATTCCCACCACTGGTCATAGCGAGCAGGCCATCTGATGAATCAAGAAGATTTTAGATTCGAATGCTCTTTACTGACAGACTCattcaagaaataaaaatctgaaactgaCACggaaaactaaagaaaaataaaataaaatgcacaccTATAATCCAAGGTCTTCTCAAATTTGTCCGATGGCTTGAGGCCTTCATACACCTGCAGAGACACACCGATGgtcaaatgaacaaacaaaatgatCCATGTCGTCCAAAACGGGAGCACCAAACACTCCCTTTCATCTATCCATCTCATCACACCAAAGTTTATTGGTCAAATACCAAGTTTCACTCTTCAGGGCAACAATAAGAGTCGAGTCATCACCTGGCTGAACACGGCGTTCTTGCAGCTCAGGTCCAGAGACGGGTTGTCTCTGTGCTCCATGGCCAGACGTCTGTTGATGTAGAGTCGGGGCATGAAGTTTGGCTTACTGGTCTCAGAGTCCTTCAGGCACTGGGTGATGAGGGCCGAGCGGCGCTTTGACAGCAGCAGGAACTGCTTTATGCTCTAGAGGGTGCCAGAGAACACtcaggtgtttaaaaaaaaaaaaaaatcaatatgacCTCTTCATGTAACATCAAGGGTGGGTGGGAAAGGATTACATGGGAGTGGTCGCGTCCCCGCTCTGAATGTCTCGAGTTGAATTTCAACACACAGAACATGATAAGCAGAAATACACCgtaatatttcacattaagcTTTTCcgagcttagcttagcttttTTGCACTCTCTCAATGACAAATATATCCCTAGAATTTCTGGATATCGACAGAAGAGCTTCAGGCTCTCCTAACAGTAATACATGTTGTCTACTACTTAATAATACGGTATTTAACCTGTTACCTTCTTTACCGTGCACACCAGAGCACTGGAGGAACGCATTTTTGTATACTGAGTACGGTATAAAGGAGATGAGtgcaataaattctaccttGACTAAGACCTTAGCTCAATAATGTTCAGCAGAGCTTTTATTCTTAATCTCAGTGCCCTTTTCAAAACACTGTCTCACTGTCATTCAATAAAAGCCACCTTTATGAATATATACTATAAATCCGGTGGCCGttaaaacattacagtaaaGAACAGCTGTTTGGGGCTTATTGCTGCTTATTGTTATTCACTGACCGTactgcatattttaaaattttttacgATGACTCACTTTGATCTGGTTGAAGGTGCCCAGGCTGTAGTCCCAGGCCGGCACCAAGTGTGGGAGCACACTGTCCAGGAGGCAGATGAACCTGCAGAGATCGAGACAGAACAAAAAACTATCACCACAAACCCTGAGAAATGCTTGTTGTTTATTGCTTATAATCAATCAATACAATTAGAGAATTGTGTCTGACTTGTATTTCTGAGATTTAAATATCTCTGAAGTTGGAATTTCACTGTAAACATGCCACGGGTTGATCAAACTGGATTGAATGAGATTTCTAAAACCGTCTGGACATGTACTGGACACATTTTTTCCTGAGTCTTGCATAAAAATAGGGACAAATATTTAACTCCATGATATTTCCATGACTGTAGAACCATGGCAGTATGATGAAGCTCGACCTACCTCTGGATGACCAATGCTCTGCGGTACAGGACATCAGGCAGGGTGCCCTGCAGACGGGGGTAGCGCACCAGGTTAGAGGACTGGAAAACATCAGCGTTCAGACCCAGGTCCCTCTCACATGAGGACTTGATCTTCAAGCCTCGGATCCGGACGTCTATTCCCTCGTCTGTGAAAGCAAAGGAGGGAGACAACACCGTCTCAAAGCCGTGGTATCATTTCAGACGCCTTTGCACCCATAAAACCCCACAAAAATGTATCCAAGTGTTTAAAATCACTTGAAGTATCTGcttaaatatatacaaacatgtaaaaagCCTCACCTCTACATTCCTCAATTCGGATTTCAATGACAGGCAGGTGGGTTGTCATGTCCTCcagcacacacacttctccaATCAGGTTGctagaggcaaaaaaaaaaaaagaggcagttGAAAACAACTGTAATCAAACTGACTGAAAGTATTTGTCAGTTAGCTGAAGATGAAGAAATGGCTTCAAGTAGCAGGTAAATGTGCTACATAATAAACTTTTATCAAGAAACAGGCGGTGATTCTTCAGCAGAGCATCACATTATCAACAGAACAATATATCCGGTAgatatgctgctgctgctgctgtaataAAAGGCAGCTTTCTTCCTGAATTTGAATCATATGACCATATTCTCCTTCTATTATATTTTCCTAATCCATTTAATGCACTAAATAATATCAAAAGATGGTTAATTATCATATGATTTCCCCAAATGCCGATAATGTACGGATCATCCTGCTTTAAACAAgctgcttaaaatattaaatgccGAAACAAAACACAGTCCGATTACAGCTTCAATACAAAACCAGTGGTATTAGTCTTCCTACCAAGGCTCATATAGTGTAATCTGAAGCATATCTGTGAGACcagaggaagtttttttttttttttttggtgaaatataCTGACAAAATTATTTCAGAAAGGCTCACTCGTCTATGGTGACGTCACTCAGTTTCTTCAGGTTGTCTCCCTCCCCTCCAAACACTGTGACTCTCTTGGGCATGTAGTTGTCGTCTGTCGAGTCCACGGTCAATATCAGTTTACTGGAGAGCAAAGGGAAGCCCATTATATACATGAAAAACACGTTATCAACTAGATAAAAGTTAATAGGAGATACAACTTTAAGCAAGCAGTAAATATGTCCGGCCTCATGGCACGAATGTGTGAGTGACCGTGGATCATTCCAGCTCGATAAAGCAGGATTTGGGTCTAATGTCACACAGTCTGTTGTATTTTGACTGTCTGAATACgaagctaaacaaaaaaaaaagacacccaACATATGTCTGTAGTGAAGAAACTAGGACTGATCATAGTCAATCTACATAAAAACCACTGGTTTCTTTTGTGAAAGGCAAATTAAATGTCAGCTAACGGTTACTGTCATTATGATTAaactgcagattattttttcagcGAATCGATTCATCATTTAGgctatgaaatgttaaaaaaaaaaaaaacaatagacaTATATAGCTGACATCAAGAAATTACTAACtcaaatattaaatacagtaaGCTCAGGGTTTAGATTACAATGAATAACGTTACACGCACTAAAGTTGGCCTTCATGTcctgtttattgttgttttttttttaaactgactgTCGCTCAGCGGCTGCCTACTTGACCACAGTGCCTCTCTTCATGTGCAGGCGGATCCAGTGTTGTCCCTGCATGCCATCGCTCTCCCAGTAGGTTTCAGTGTCGCCATCTGTCAGGCAGCTCGCCCCTCCACTGGGATCCTCCTATCAAAAAAGTAACAGGGTGGTTTGATTTGTAAAACAATTCACTAGCAGAATTCAGGGAGAGGAAGCCGACAATAAACAGAATGCTTGGTTTCTTGGCTTCAATACTCATTAATTTATTCTCATAGTTTCGCCTTGAATAGAAACGTATAAACCTGCAGCAACTAAAACCcctttaaaacactgtttttttgttttttgttttttttgaagaacTAACTGTTTTgtagaggaaaaacagagaaacacaaaaacctgCAGCATGTATTTGACTTACCGAGCATGAAGAAACGTCGATGCTGGTCACACATTGCTTCACGCTCCCCAGGTTCTCATCCTCTTTCCCTATGTGGTCGTAGAAGTAGTGCACCAGGTCCTCGTCACATTCGTATGTCCAGGTGGGAGGAACATACCTACAAGATTTGAGGGGAAAACATCTTAATTTGACAATCTGCTGCTGTAGGAAAAACATCCCGAAAGGGAAAGTCTTGTCCCTCCAATGTGACTTCACACAAACAGGCTCACCTTAGCTTCTGGACGGCGTCCTCGTCAGACTCAGCGATTTTAGGTTTGGCACCCATGTAAAGCGCATTCTCCACATCCACCACCTGCTCCCACCTGTTGCAGGGCTTGTGGTCGTAGCCgaagagctgctgctgcctgctgacGGTCTCTGGTGACTCCACCGGCACCAGCCTGTCGCCCCCCTCCGTGTGTTTACACACCAGGATCCAgccttcctccagctcctgaccGGGACGgtgctcctccagctgctcctgGTAACACACACATGGGTCATTACGTCAACACGCGATTTTCCAACCACatttataatcaaataaattcaTACGTAATCCGAACCTTTGCGGATTAAGAGGTTCAAGTAAGGCCCTAcgatgaggaaaacaaaaaaaaaatcatagcaACAGGAACCAGactatttcctgacattaaTAATACCATGATACTTGTTAAGGCATGGCTAGTTATAACAACAAAAGAGCTTTGATATTCTCCTCTATTTCAAAAATTATTCTGAGGtcgttttgatttaaaaaagtaCTCCCACGCTTTTATTCCACTCCAAAACTTTTCCCTAAATTCACACCACATTCTCGCAATGGTGCTGATGCAATCAAATGTGAGGAACCTGTATGTTATGCCTTCGCTATggactgtaaactgtaaatatcACACCTCTCTTTTGGAAAAAGGTATTAATGTCTCAACAAAAGTGTCTTCTGCTGTTCTAGGAATCTatgtaaacaaactgcattTGAACATGCTAATTTTTGTCACAAATTTTATACAGATTATTCCTGTACTTTTGCTTTGATATTTCACCAAAATGATGAATTTATAGTATCGGGTTTTTAAATTAACGTACATCTCCAAAAGGTCCATGACATTTCCTACAATTTTCTTACCTcttaaaattcagatttaacCCCATATTTCCCTTGAGTGCCCTTAAAATGGATGAATCAGTATCACATATATATTCCGTATCAGTTTGCTCCGGCTCTTCTCAGAAGCTAAACGATGTTTACACCGATACTCAGACCCAAGACTCCATGGTTTTCAAATGGCTGCACCATTACATCACATGGAAATATTCCCGatgtcttgtgcatcattttgtaCACACTTCCCCTCAGTATGACGTACAGAATGTGTTATCTTTAGAAACTGTGGGATCTCCACTCGAATTTAAGATGAAGTTCTGTGGGTGTGAACGACGTTCAGCTGCACAGCATGAGTTTGTCCTGACTGATCCACCGTTTTGGATTAGCactcttacttaagtaaaggatctgcatacttcttccaccacgCAATTCCGCCTGAATTGCATGATGATGTGACTGTAGAAAACGAGAGCGTGCGCTTTACCTTGTTTATTTTGACCCAGAGGCCCTGGCTGTTGCAGTACTCTTCCCCTGTTGTCCGGATACACGTGCCTTTCTTTGGTTCGATGTTGTACTTGCATGCTCTCTTGCTGTGGGGGACCTGGTGTGGACTCTCAAAGACGGAAACGAGGGTTTTTCCGACTGTGGAGCCTCCTGCAGACGCTccggaggaggcggaggaggtggACGATGAGTCCTTGCAGATTTTGTAGCACACCTCTCTGGGGACATAACACAGACACTCCGGCACCGGCTCGCTCCTCCGGAAATTCTCAATGCACCTGTTCAGGAAGCGGATCCTGCCGAGCAGCAGGTGAGGGCTGTCGCCCAGGGacatgatgatggtgatggtgatgatgatgatgatgatgatgatgatgatgacagtcAGCAGCTCGCCGGCAGCAGGAGGAGGGCGTCAGCTGACATTACACCACTGTCCTGGAAGCtcctgtcaaacaaacaaaaacaaaaccgaaTATTCCTGAGAAACAGAGGCTTCCACAAACAGCAACCAAACCCCGTGAGTTGATTAGTTTATTTAGCTTTGTGTGAAGGGGCCGAAAGGGcagaaaaaatctttttaaaaaaacaaaaaaaaccccaaaaaaaccccaaaccctGATCAGCAACCAAAGTTCCCTGACACCGCGAGAAAGGCACCGGCTTCTTTTAGACGGTAAGAGTGAgcgagctaacgttagcacGGTGGCTAGGCGTTAGGTAAATGACTGTGTCCACAGGCATTTGCGACGGCTGTTATCAACGAAACCAGGTGTTTTAGACACGTTACATTTGGTCAGAAGttaagaagacaaaaaacatttatgagcCAAAAGGCAGAGCGATGTCTAGAAACTGTAGATGTCAACATACCCTTACTGCTGGCAactatttttaatgtgaaactcgTCTGTCGGCTTCGTAGATTTCTACAGATATTTTTACAACGCGGAAGACGCCTTTTGACCCTTTCGAACTTCCGTCgtttttgtatttcaaaataaatgtatcctatttaattattttcttttttttttggtctttttgctTCATTTAACATAATTAACTACAGTAAAATCTTGTATCATCTCACAGTTTTGTACACAGCTGTCCGGGAATTTACCCAGTTTGAATTCAATGAACGATGAGCATAAAGACGTAgcttaagtttttgttttatggttttcaGCATATAAGGAGATCACGTggattaaagtaaaagtaaaagcataCCTCACACATGCTGCATTGGCCGCACAGTTGTACTTTGgtacaatttaaattttgaggtacttgtactttacaaGAGTATTAATAGTACCATTTTATGATACTGCTCCACTACAtcgcagagggaaaaaaaagcattttaccCCACTACTATTTATTTGGCAAATTACTTTGCAGATGTCACATACATAACGTGATCAGcttttttacattaaaccaTCGAATGGtagacagaaatgtcaaaatatgcTCCACCTCAATCAGCTACTacaataaaatgctgttaaCACATTATGTGTAATgcattaataatgataatccaAGAATACAGGCTATATGATAATATAATACTTTTTGAGGGACTGACACTTAAAGTTCTTTTGTTTAAGTACAAGTCTGAATgaattactttcattttttacattgagTTATCTCTAGGTCTACTTAACAGATTGTATAGACTACAAAATATATGACCGGTCTCTTTGCATCAATGGATTTCCATGTTTGTGACATGTATTTAACTAAAAGTGATAGACAGGGGAAAAGACACCAAACCAAATTAAGATACAATTAATAATCTCAATTTGTCTCAAAGGTTGTGAGATGCTGTTATGCATTCACAGTGTACAGTTGTGCATCATTACTTGAGATCATAAATGTCTAGAAAGGGACcatattaaagtaaaaacatgtttgcttGCGTTCATTTACATACTTGCATAACAACACCAAATATGtctcattttgtaaaaaaaaatattttatacaacattttaattttggaaaaaaataaaacatgcaataGTTGCGGCACGGCTACCAAAATGCAACATGGGGCAATAAGTCAGGTTATTTTCATGAGTTATGTTCCACTGCAACTTTaatcaatgtctttttttgttctttgtggtTGGTGGCACTGATGTTACCCTCAGGGGAAACATCAGTTTCTTCTTCCTCATTTGGGTGTGATGAGATGTCCATCAGAGAGGGGAGACTCCCACCACGCAGGATGCCCTTACCCCTCTGCAGAAGACTGTCGAGACCATCACCCAGAGAGCCCTTAAGAGGTGAATACTGTTTCCTCACAGGGGTGTCTGCAGGCTGGTGAATCTCAAGATCCTCGGCACTCATCCTGCAAATACGGgagacattttttgcagtggtttTGATTTGTCTGGACCCTGAAGCAGCAGCCAAAGGCACTgaaatatatatgatataaagGTAAACATTAGTTAACCTCATGTGAAAGGTGGAGCCTTTGAAAGCTGGTTCGAGATTCTCTGCTGCTGTCGATAGAGTGTAAGGGATGGAGAAATGTCTCTGCGCCCAGTGCTTGTCCTTCACAATTGGAGCCAGGTTCTGGTACATATCATCCACAGCCAGCATTGACACCTacaagagagggaaacagaattAGCActcattttagattttttcaatTGGTTGTATCAGAGAGAAACCTTGAGGGGAAAACCTGAATGTTTCGGTCAATCAGCTGGTTGGTTTCAAAGTCATCATCGTCCTCGCCAAATGGGTTGATGATCAACTCCCCGACCTACAGAAAGGACACGCAATGAAGTCGCTCTGTCatcacaaaatcaaaacaaaatctgtttctACACAAAATCTGTTACACGAATGTGCTGTGTTACCTTGAGCCAGCCGGTGTAGAAGAAGAACTGCAGCAGGGTGAAAACAGGGACGTACATGTCCAGTTTGTGATCCTTGTATCCCTTCTCAGGGTTCAGGAATTGTCGGCCAATCACACAGAGGGCAAAAAACGAGTAAACTGCAATAGTAACTACCTGCATCGATAAGCAACGAGACAGCGATGGAGTCAGTTTTCGAAtgaattttggttttattttgaagtatgactgcatttgaaataaaaacgaTAGAGAAGATAAACAGACaccagatgaaacaaaaatacattttgttgaataaaaatacagttttgtctCTTCAGGAAGTTTGACTGCTGATCccagtggtggaggaaatattcagatcctttattcaagtaaaagtaagtaCTAAtcccacactgtaaaaatgctccattagtagtaaaagtcctgcattgttACATAAGTAAAGGTATGTATGAGTGTATATAATGTAtcctcagaaaaatgtacttaaaatattaaaaacaaaagtactcaatgcagaaaaatgtcccctgGGAGTGTTATGCTATAACTAGAGCTCAAGCATTAacgtgtaagcagcattttactgttgcagctggttgaggtggagcaaGTTTTAACTACTTCGTGTAaggttgcaactaatgatttttttaaataacggatcaatatgatgattattttctcgattgattgattgtttggtttgtaaaacttCACAAATTGATCaataaaatttacttaaaaattattaaagaataatgacaaagaaaacgAAGCAAATGCGAAGCCGgagccattttttttgcatgaaaaatgtttagTAGGTAAAATCTTACTTTGTAAATTAAGGCTGttgaataaatgtagtggagtaaaaagtgcaatgtttccctctgaattgtTCTGGAGAAAAAGTATGATACTCAAGTACCTCAAATATGTACTTGAGTACATGACCTTAGTTACATTTCGCCGCCGGCTCATGCTACCTGAGTGTAGACCAGAGGGATGCTTATCCAGTCATAGTGGAACAGGAGGCTGCACTTGGCTCTGTACTTATTGAGCTCCTGCAAACACAGTAGTTTATACAGTTACAGCATAAATATAGTTTATTCATATGTTAGGCTTGTATATCATTTgcaatttctctgttttttttaatttgcaatttGTAAGGTAtagaaaatgtttgagtgtgtggtCATTTGTTCACCTGCagggaaaaagacaaatcaCTCACGTCCATGAGAAGCCTCAGAGCTACGTCGTCCCTCACGCGACCCTCCTCCCTCGCTCTGGATGCCAGGTTGGAGAACCACGTCAAGGGCATCCAGTACTTGTTGAAATCAGAGTGCAGCGACTCAAACTTCTTCAGCTCGTGTGTTGTCATAAATCCTGCACACAGATTAGACATATTGGTGTCAGTTGTAAAAGATATTTGCCATTCAAAGGCTTCAACTTTTCAGATaagcaaatgtgaaaaagtttATGTTCTACAAAACAGTCAAAACATTGTCACAAAGcctgtagagctgcaactatcagtcgattaattgatcagaCGACAGAAgattaatcggcaactattttgataatcaaataactgttacagtcatttttaaaagcaaaaatgctgaatatttgATAGTTCCAGCTTTCAAAAAGATCATTTTTTCCCATGTCTTAacatgatagtaaattgaatatctttggggtttatGACATTTTGTGACATCAGCTTGGGTTTTGAGAgactgtgatgggcatttctAGCTATtgttatgacattttatatgtGGACAATTAATCAACCAACAAAACAATCTGCCCTTcgattgattatgaaaataatcattagttgcaggccCTAAAAGAAATTCATAACTGAAGTGATGCACTCCACCTATTTacactgcagaggaagaggtttttcaatcatttaattaaaaaaaaatgtacatatctTAATATCTAAATATCACTCCACTTTGAGTGAAAACCAAGAACTCAAACCACTACTTAAGTAACAGGCAAATTCATTTCATTACCGACATTGAAATCAACCCAGAGCTTTCCCTGTGTGAGTGTTAGAGTGTtaaatttggcattttaatAGCTGCTGTTTGATCTGCTGGGTCACTAGAATTTCAGTGTCGTCTCCTATTATACGAACCtacattttacaagcaaaacCACGTTGTGCAAAGTAACTAATAATACCTTCAGGTTTTAGCGAAACGCTTTTATTTGAGATGGTGAAAAAGTAACGCAAAGTCTTCAAGCAGAAACGTTGAAGGGAAGCAGCCTGAGTGTTATAAAAATGATACGACGGTGAATGTATTTAGCTTTTGGACTCACCAGCCTCCACAATGTGCTCCAAAGTGGGGAAACGCTTGTGGACTCTTGTGCTTATGGAGCGGAGAATAAGAACTGAAGATAAGTTGGCGTATCTCATGAGTGTCCGTCGCAGCAGACGACCCCTCTCGTCTGCCCCGTGGACGTTTCCAGacaccaccatcatcaggttGTCGGGCA encodes:
- the best4 gene encoding bestrophin-4, which encodes MTVSYTLEVANARFGGFSKLLFRWKGSIYRLLYKELLVFCGVYLFFSVFYRFLLTPKQQDLFERIALYCDQFTNANFIPVLFVLGFYVTLAFNRWWGQYTSFPLPDNLMMVVSGNVHGADERGRLLRRTLMRYANLSSVLILRSISTRVHKRFPTLEHIVEAGFMTTHELKKFESLHSDFNKYWMPLTWFSNLASRAREEGRVRDDVALRLLMDELNKYRAKCSLLFHYDWISIPLVYTQVVTIAVYSFFALCVIGRQFLNPEKGYKDHKLDMYVPVFTLLQFFFYTGWLKVGELIINPFGEDDDDFETNQLIDRNIQVSMLAVDDMYQNLAPIVKDKHWAQRHFSIPYTLSTAAENLEPAFKGSTFHMRMSAEDLEIHQPADTPVRKQYSPLKGSLGDGLDSLLQRGKGILRGGSLPSLMDISSHPNEEEETDVSPEGNISATNHKEQKKTLIKVAVEHNS
- the hectd3 gene encoding E3 ubiquitin-protein ligase HECTD3, whose translation is MSLGDSPHLLLGRIRFLNRCIENFRRSEPVPECLCYVPREVCYKICKDSSSTSSASSGASAGGSTVGKTLVSVFESPHQVPHSKRACKYNIEPKKGTCIRTTGEEYCNSQGLWVKINKEQLEEHRPGQELEEGWILVCKHTEGGDRLVPVESPETVSRQQQLFGYDHKPCNRWEQVVDVENALYMGAKPKIAESDEDAVQKLRYVPPTWTYECDEDLVHYFYDHIGKEDENLGSVKQCVTSIDVSSCSEDPSGGASCLTDGDTETYWESDGMQGQHWIRLHMKRGTVVNKLILTVDSTDDNYMPKRVTVFGGEGDNLKKLSDVTIDDNLIGEVCVLEDMTTHLPVIEIRIEECRDEGIDVRIRGLKIKSSCERDLGLNADVFQSSNLVRYPRLQGTLPDVLYRRALVIQRFICLLDSVLPHLVPAWDYSLGTFNQIKSIKQFLLLSKRRSALITQCLKDSETSKPNFMPRLYINRRLAMEHRDNPSLDLSCKNAVFSQVYEGLKPSDKFEKTLDYRWPARYDQWWECKFIAEGIIDQGGGFRDSLADMSEELCPSSAECPMPLPFFSRTSNQGALEARDYYVPNPSCKEFHKYEWIGQLMGAALRGKDFLVLALPGLVWKQLTGEAVSWIKDFPAVDSVLVNLLEAMENMDQETFEFRFGEELVYTTLLSDSQMVELIPGGSNVAVRYEDRSEFIRLVQKARLEESKKQIAAMQAGLLKVVPQAVLDLLTWQEVEKKVCGDPEITVEALKRLTRYEDLEQSDVRVQYLWEALTNFTNEDRSRFLRFVTGRSRLPAPIYVFPDKQGSETTDALPQSSTCSSTLYLPNYPSAKVCEEKLRYAAYNCVAIDTDMSPWEE